Proteins encoded by one window of Juglans regia cultivar Chandler chromosome 15, Walnut 2.0, whole genome shotgun sequence:
- the LOC108992314 gene encoding blue copper protein 1b-like: MRMKMAFTFGAQGFILLAIAASFLLVGEARTIVVGGSEGWRFGFNYTDWALKTSPFYLNDKLVFKYAPPSDTSVAPNVYLLPNLLSYLACNFSSAKLLANETQGSGEGFEFVLNRWRPAYFASTAEDGSHCREGQMKFFAIPLPHPS, translated from the exons ATGAGAATGAAGATGGCGTTTACTTTTGGTGCACAAGGATTCATTCTACTTGCAATTGCAGCCTCTTTCTTGCTAGTTGGTGAGGCTAGAACCATTGTTGTCGGAGGCTCAGAAGGCTGGCGTTTTGGCTTCAACTACACAGATTGGGCTCTCAAAACAAGTCCTTTCTACCTGAACGATAAATTAG TATTCAAATATGCACCCCCAAGTGACACCTCTGTTGCTCCAAATGTCTACCTATTACCAAACCTATTGAGCTATTTGGCATGTAACTTCAGTAGTGCGAAGCTGCTGGCAAACGAAACACAAGGAAGTGGCGAAGGTTTTGAGTTTGTGCTGAACCGCTGGAGGCCTGCATACTTTGCTTCTACAGCAGAGGATGGCAGTCACTGCCGTGAGGGACAGATGAAGTTCTTTGCTATCCCATTGCCACATCCGAGTTAA